The following is a genomic window from Peptococcaceae bacterium.
GGCCGTTGTATAAAACATGGTGGGCATAATTGCGGGCTTTTGTCTGTTTATTGTGTTGATTTGCCTGAGAATAAACATAATTTTTGTTGCGCCTTTATCAGCGGCTGTGATAGCCGTGTTGAATAGATTAGATGTGACGGACATCCTGAATAAGGCTTATGTTGGCGGTGTAAGCGTTTTTGTCCAAAAATTCCTTTTGATTTTCCTTCTTAGCTCTTTACTGGGTAAGATAATGGTTCTTTCAGGGGATGCCCGGATTATAGCCCGGTTTATCACCAAATATTTTGGACCCCGATGGGCCGCTGCCGGAATCATGTTTGCGACAGCCTTGATCTCCTATGGCGGGCTTAGCGGTTTCTTATTGATCTTTACAATATACCCCATTGCCAGTTCAGTCTTTGCCAGGGCGGGCCTGCCGAAGTCCCTGACCATTTCTTGTATTTCCGCCGGCAATGTTCTTTTGGGAATCCCCGCGCCCGGGAGTTCACAAATACACAATTTTATTTTGATGGATTTTTTTCAGACAACTGCAACCGCAGGAATGAAGGTTGGTCTTACAGGCGTGCTTTTCAGCACATTATTTGCTGTTGTTTATCTCCAGCGCAGGTCAAGTAAGCTTATAAACATGCGCGTGAACATGGGTGAAGATTTGCCGGACGGCAGTGAAACAGGTTTGTTTATAACAGTTTTACCTCTGCTTACGGTTGTCGTGTCGCTTGCGGTTTTAAATATTGAACCGGCCATTTCCCTTGCGCTTGGGGTGCTGGTTTCGCTGGTTAAAAACATTAAAAAAATAAGTTTAAGGCAGGCAATAAATGAGAGCGCCGGCGATGCAGTTGGCCCAATGCTGTATGCCGCGTCCGCAGCGGGGTTCGGCGAGGTTTTATCAGAAACGCCCACCTTTTCGGATTTTATGAGTCGGATTATTAAAATGCCGTTAAATCCATACGTGCTGGTGGGGATTATGACAAATATCTCGGTGGGACTTCTGGGTTCGGCCTCCGGGGGTATTTTACTTACCCTCAGCACTGTTGGCGACCAAATCAAGCAGCTGGGGGATCCTGAGGTACTGCACCGTATTATGCTCCTTGCTGCCACCTGTCTTGATACTTTGCCCAATAACAGTGCCTACCTTGCTATGCTGGCGTATACGGGTTTAAAGTTAAGGGAGACATATTTCGATTATTTTATGGTTACCGTGGTGGCCCCGTTAATAGGTTTAACGGCGGCCATCATATCATTACGGATTATTTCATTATGAAAAATCGAATTACGCAAATTGCAAAATGAAACGCAGGCGATTTTGTAAATCCTTATTTTATTAGTATTTCTTAATGGCACAAAAATTGCAATTTTAAATCATGCAAGTAATTTAAATATTAATATCAAATAAGCATAAACGTAATCTGAGGATTTAAATATTTTGTTATCGATCATTTATATATTTTTACTATAAAAGGAAAAAAGGAGCGAACTTTTTATGGCAAGGAAATTGACGGTGAAGGCTAAAGACGTGGAAGGTGTAAAGAGGATACCGGCGCGTGAATCTAAACTGTTGTTATCGGAAGCGACGGTGGGAGTCAAAAACATGTCCATGGGTTTCAACATAACCGAGGTCAACAGCATGATTCCTGAGCATGCCCACGAGACGGAAGAAGAGGTGATGTTCCTGATCAGTGGGCAGGGAATATTTGTGGCCGGGGAAGAGGAGTTTGAATTGGTTCCTGAGACGGCTTTTTATGCTCCGCCGGGAGTAAAACACAAGGTTATCAACACTGGAAATGAGCCCTTGAAGATTGTTTGGGTCTACTCTCCGCCGCTTGCCGACCACAAGAAAAAATGAGCGAAGGAGCAGCAGGCATGAAGGCGGCGCTTTTGTATAAAAGCAGGGATTTGCGCGTTGAAAAGACAAGTCCGCCCTGCATCTCAGACGGCGAGGTGCTTATTCGCGTAAAAACTGCAGGGTTATGCGGTTCGGACTTGCATCGCTATCTTGGAGACCGGCCGGTTAAATACTACCCCATGATTTTAGGCCATGAATTCTTCGGCATTGTAGAAAAAGTGGGAAAGGATGTGCAAAAATTTAAAGCCGGGGACAGGGTGGTGGCCAACCCGTTTTTTACCTGCGGGAGCTGTAAATTCTGTTTGAGCGGCCGCAGAAACCTTTGCCGCAGCCGGTGGAATATCGGGATTGATGCCCCGGGGTGTTTTGCGGAATTTGTCAAAGTGCCGGAAAACGCGCTCTGGCTTATTCCTGGTCATGTGCCCGACCAAGAAGCGGTCATGGTGGAACCTACGGCAGTGGTTTTAAGAGCTATAAAGAAAAGCGGCAATTTGCTTGGTAAAACAGTGGCGGTTATTGGCGCTGGGACTATGGGACAGCTTGTTTCCAATTTGGCTAAAAGTGCGGGCGCCGAAGTAATTGTGTCGGATGTGGTGGAGAAGAAGCTTGAGGTCTGCCGGCAAATGGGGGCTGACCAGGTCATCAACGCCGTTTATGATGAACCCGTGGCTGCAGTGAAGAGGCTGACCGATGGCAGTGGGGCGGAAGTGGTCATTGAAACGGCCGGCATACCGAAAACCGTTGAACAGGCCGTCAAAATGGCCCAGCCGGGAGGAAAGGTGGTCCTTTTAGGATTAGCCACGGCCCTTGCAAGCATCAGTCCTATCGACATTGCCAGGAACGAGCTGGAGGTTTTCGGGGCCGTACTTTATGTTGAAGAGTTTGGCGAGGCCGTGAAACTTGTAAGCAAGCGGTCAATCGATTTTGAAAGGATTATAAGTCATGTACTCCCGCTGGACAAATGCCGAGAAGGGTTTGAATTGATGGCGGGGCAGCAAGCGATGAAAATACTTGTTTCTATGGACTGATAATTTATATATGGGGAGTGCGAGGAAAGTGAGCGATTCATTTCGTTTTGTTATGGCCACGGAGATAGTCTACGGCCTGGGCGCCAGCCGGGAAATAGGCGCTGTTGTTCAATCCCGCGGCGCCAGGAAAGCGCTTGTCATCAGCGACCAGGGAGTAAAGCAGGCTGGATTGTTGGAGCCGATTCAGGCTTCTCTTCAAGAACGGGGAATTGTTACGGAGTTGTTTGATGATATTGAACAGAGTTCTTCTGTTTATACGGTGGATAAAGGAGCAGAAATCATCCGGGCACAAGGCTTTGATATTGTTGTGGCCATCGGTGGGGGCAGCGCGATAGATTCGGGAAAAGCGATGGGAGTTGTTGCTGCCAATGGCGGAACATGCCGTGATTACGCCGGAGCGAACAAGGTAAAGGTCCCGCCGGTGCCGGTTATTGCCCTGCCGACTACGGCCGGTACCAGCGCCGAAGTGACAGATGTCGCTGTTATTGCCGACCGCGAAAAACATGCCCGCCTGGGGCTAAGGAGCCCCCTGGTAGTCCCGGCTGCGGCGGTCATCGATCCGTTGTTAACTGTGAGCATGCCGGCGCACGTTACGGCCTCCACAGGAATGGATGCCCTCTCGCATGCCATTGAGTCATATACAAATACGGTTTCCACGGAAATTACGGATGCTATGTCGCTTGAAGCGATAAGGATTATTGGCAGCAACCTGCGCAGTGCCGTGGCCAACGGCAAAAATATAAAAGCCAGGGAAAGGATGACCATGGCCTGTGTCCTTATAGGGATGGCTTACCGTAATACCAGGCTGGGTATTCTTCACGCCATAACCGGCCCGTTCTGCGGTTATTACGAGGTTCCTCACGGAGTGGCCAATGCCGTACTCCTGCCGCACGTGATGAGCTTTAACATACCTGGCAACATGGAGAAATTCGCCAAAATAGCTGCGGCTTTAGGCGTCAATATTGAAAACATGAGCACCCGCCAGGCAGCCCAAAGCTCCATCGAGGCAGTTCAAGACCTCCTGGTTGACGTGGGTCTTCCT
Proteins encoded in this region:
- a CDS encoding alcohol dehydrogenase catalytic domain-containing protein, with the translated sequence MKAALLYKSRDLRVEKTSPPCISDGEVLIRVKTAGLCGSDLHRYLGDRPVKYYPMILGHEFFGIVEKVGKDVQKFKAGDRVVANPFFTCGSCKFCLSGRRNLCRSRWNIGIDAPGCFAEFVKVPENALWLIPGHVPDQEAVMVEPTAVVLRAIKKSGNLLGKTVAVIGAGTMGQLVSNLAKSAGAEVIVSDVVEKKLEVCRQMGADQVINAVYDEPVAAVKRLTDGSGAEVVIETAGIPKTVEQAVKMAQPGGKVVLLGLATALASISPIDIARNELEVFGAVLYVEEFGEAVKLVSKRSIDFERIISHVLPLDKCREGFELMAGQQAMKILVSMD
- a CDS encoding iron-containing alcohol dehydrogenase — protein: MSDSFRFVMATEIVYGLGASREIGAVVQSRGARKALVISDQGVKQAGLLEPIQASLQERGIVTELFDDIEQSSSVYTVDKGAEIIRAQGFDIVVAIGGGSAIDSGKAMGVVAANGGTCRDYAGANKVKVPPVPVIALPTTAGTSAEVTDVAVIADREKHARLGLRSPLVVPAAAVIDPLLTVSMPAHVTASTGMDALSHAIESYTNTVSTEITDAMSLEAIRIIGSNLRSAVANGKNIKARERMTMACVLIGMAYRNTRLGILHAITGPFCGYYEVPHGVANAVLLPHVMSFNIPGNMEKFAKIAAALGVNIENMSTRQAAQSSIEAVQDLLVDVGLPLTFKDMKLDRGLLPQIAAEAEKSGNLAINPRKSTKEDLLAICEKAF
- a CDS encoding dimethylsulfonioproprionate lyase family protein, whose protein sequence is MARKLTVKAKDVEGVKRIPARESKLLLSEATVGVKNMSMGFNITEVNSMIPEHAHETEEEVMFLISGQGIFVAGEEEFELVPETAFYAPPGVKHKVINTGNEPLKIVWVYSPPLADHKKK